From a region of the Sporosarcina ureilytica genome:
- a CDS encoding sulfite exporter TauE/SafE family protein produces the protein MIQLMIFSVVVGIIASAIIVPMAINNQETEKAIPFNRLAALLATAVFITLIIFGIYYATNLDRNWTSLWVVLLIVTFISVLVAGQKERKLKIGLFLAALAVGVFILSAPLFNANKKYSIVEMDQKIEITAFDETKTPASVPPKFARNKMKKAFGQVPNTSYYELGHLQIQKVNGEFVYIAPVEFSGFFKWWNGKTTPGYFTMSATNSADNPKFIKSEMTYTPSSYFHKEVERHIRMKMPNLIFYGDVQLEIDDEGKPFYIRSYGDFITARDGFDVKGIVMVDSKTGDVKKYSLAEIPAFIDGAVSPEAVSLQNSYFGKYIHGFWNSVFGKKDVKIPSDEGTEANVSPIFDENGHMYYFTDFTSPKEGVDSMLGYALTDGRTGEATYYTGNSEESYMDSQGTLQIIEKKFIEKKWSGEMPVLYNFYGEASWLTPVLDSNGFLQNYFIVSAANPEVSVYGNTPNEALKLYKTALQRGGSSVDGSSNAEEGQTAITVQRVFKERVGEFTLVSILADDGRSFLVSSEVAPYSIYIQEGDKLSITYLETGELFLPVKELINISVEAN, from the coding sequence ATGATTCAGTTAATGATATTCTCAGTCGTTGTCGGCATCATTGCAAGTGCGATAATTGTCCCAATGGCTATCAATAATCAAGAGACGGAGAAAGCGATTCCGTTTAATCGATTGGCGGCGTTACTAGCAACTGCAGTCTTCATCACCCTGATTATATTCGGGATTTACTATGCTACGAATTTAGACCGTAATTGGACATCTTTATGGGTTGTATTGCTCATTGTTACTTTTATTAGTGTCTTAGTCGCGGGTCAAAAAGAGCGTAAGCTAAAAATAGGTTTATTCCTTGCAGCGCTAGCGGTAGGCGTTTTTATACTAAGTGCGCCATTATTCAATGCCAATAAAAAGTACAGTATCGTAGAAATGGACCAGAAAATCGAAATTACAGCTTTTGACGAAACGAAAACACCGGCAAGTGTGCCACCGAAATTTGCGCGGAATAAAATGAAAAAAGCTTTCGGTCAAGTTCCTAATACAAGTTATTATGAACTTGGACATTTGCAAATTCAAAAAGTGAACGGCGAATTTGTCTATATTGCACCTGTTGAATTTTCAGGTTTCTTCAAGTGGTGGAACGGAAAAACTACACCAGGTTATTTTACAATGAGTGCAACCAATTCGGCAGATAATCCGAAGTTTATTAAATCAGAAATGACCTATACACCTTCTTCCTATTTCCACAAAGAAGTGGAACGACATATTCGTATGAAAATGCCGAATCTAATTTTCTACGGGGATGTGCAGCTTGAAATTGATGATGAAGGGAAACCTTTTTATATTCGTTCATATGGAGACTTTATTACTGCACGTGACGGTTTTGATGTGAAAGGAATTGTCATGGTTGATTCAAAAACAGGCGATGTAAAAAAATATTCACTTGCTGAGATCCCAGCTTTTATTGATGGGGCAGTTTCGCCTGAAGCGGTTAGTTTACAAAATAGCTATTTTGGAAAATATATTCACGGTTTCTGGAATTCAGTTTTCGGGAAAAAGGATGTAAAGATTCCGTCTGATGAAGGAACAGAGGCGAATGTGAGTCCGATATTCGATGAAAACGGCCATATGTATTACTTCACTGATTTCACAAGTCCAAAAGAAGGTGTCGATTCGATGCTTGGCTACGCCTTGACGGATGGTCGAACAGGTGAAGCAACGTATTACACTGGAAACTCAGAAGAATCGTATATGGATTCGCAAGGGACATTGCAAATTATTGAGAAGAAATTTATTGAAAAGAAATGGTCTGGTGAAATGCCAGTTCTCTACAATTTTTACGGAGAAGCTAGCTGGTTAACGCCGGTCTTGGATTCAAATGGTTTCTTACAAAACTACTTTATTGTCTCCGCAGCCAATCCTGAAGTTTCGGTATACGGCAATACGCCGAACGAAGCGTTAAAACTGTATAAAACGGCCCTTCAACGTGGTGGCAGCTCCGTTGACGGTAGTTCAAATGCAGAAGAAGGGCAAACAGCGATTACTGTTCAGCGTGTATTCAAAGAGCGCGTAGGCGAATTCACACTCGTATCGATTTTAGCGGACGACGGAAGAAGTTTCCTCGTTTCTTCTGAAGTTGCCCCGTATTCAATCTATATCCAGGAAGGCGATAAACTTTCCATCACCTACCTAGAAACGGGCGAACTCTTCCTACCTGTAAAGGAACTAATAAATATAAGCGTGGAAGCTAATTGA